Proteins found in one Brachypodium distachyon strain Bd21 chromosome 5, Brachypodium_distachyon_v3.0, whole genome shotgun sequence genomic segment:
- the LOC100830491 gene encoding calcium-dependent protein kinase 12, whose amino-acid sequence MGNCCAKTYEMEIPITSGTMERPPTFGNHPPPPAAGQRSKGQDRPPTSWRLPTFPKQAPPPSGRPALPSSLTGVSQSRKAGGAMGPVLQRPMVDVRSQYNLERKLGSGQFGTTYLCTERATGLKYACKSVSKRKLLRRADVEDIRREVTILQHLSGQPNIAEFRGAFEDGESVHLVMEFCSGGELFDRITAKGSYSERQAAAVCRDVLTVVHVCHFMGVMHRDLKPENFLLASPAEDAPLKAIDFGLSVFIEEGKVYKDIVGSAYYVAPEVLRRNYGREIDVWSAGVILYILLCGSPPFWAETEKGIFDAILVAQLDFSSSPWPTISENAKDLIRQMLNTDRQKRITAAQALEHPWLKEGGASDRPIDSAVLLRMKQFKAMNKLKQLALKVMAENLSPEEIKGLKQMFNNMDTDKSGTITVEELKIGLTKLGSKISEAEVQKLLEAVDVDKSGSIDYTEFLTAMMNKHKMEKEEDLIRAFQHFDKDNSGYISREELKQAMTEYGIGDEANIKEVLDEVDKDKDGRIDYEEFVEMMRKGIYT is encoded by the exons ATGGGGAACTGCTGCGCCAAGACGTACGAGATGGAGATACCCATCACGTCGGGGACGATGGAGCGGCCGCCGACGTTCGGCaaccacccgccgccgcccgccgccggccagcgCAGCAAGGGGCAGGACCGGCCGCCGACGTCGTGGCGGCTGCCGACGTTCCCGAagcaggcgccgccgccgtccgggcgGCCGGCGCTGCCGAGCTCCCTGACGGGGGTGTCCCAGTCCCGGAAGGCCGGGGGCGCGATGGGCCCGGTGCTGCAGAGGCCGATGGTGGACGTCCGGTCGCAGTACAACCTGGAGCGGAAGCTTGGGAGCGGGCAGTTCGGGACGACGTACCTGTGCACGGAGCGCGCCACGGGGCTCAAGTACGCCTGCAAGTCGGTGTCCAAGCGGAAGCTGCTGCGGCGGGCGGACGTGGAGGACATCCGCCGGGAGGTGACCATCCTGCAGCACCTCAGCGGGCAGCCCAACATCGCCGAGTTCAGGGGCGCCTTCGAGGACGGCGAGAGCGTGCACCTCGTCATGGAGTTCTGCTCCGGCGGGGAGCTCTTCGACCGCATCACCGCCAAAGGGAGCTACTCCGAGCGCCAGGCGGCCGCCGTGTGCCGGGACGTGCTCACCGTCGTCCACGTCTGCCACTTCATGGGGGTCATGCACCGGGACCTCAAGCCCGAGAACTTCCTGCTCGCCAGCCCcgccgaggatgccccgcTCAAGGCCATCGACTTCGGTCTCTCCGTCTTCATCGAAGAAG GAAAAGTGTACAAGGATATTGTGGGAAGTGCATACTATGTAGCACCAGAAGTATTGCGTCGAAATTACGGGAGGGAAATTGACGTCTGGAGCGCTGGAGTGATCTTGTATATTCTTTTATGTGGGTCGCCACCTTTCTGGGCAG AAACAGAGAAGGGGATATTTGATGCTATACTGGTGGCCCAGCTTGATTTCAGTAGCAGCCCGTGGCCAACGATATCTGAAAACGCAAAGGATCTTATCAGACAAATGTTGAATACGGATCGCCAGAAGCGTATTACTGCAGCACAAGCCCTAG AACACCCATGGCTGAAAGAAGGCGGTGCATCTGACAGACCTATCGATAGTGCAGTCTTGTTAAGAATGAAGCAATTCAAGGCAATGAACAAGCTAAAGCAACTAGCACTTAAG GTAATGGCAGAAAACCTATCACCAGAAGAAATCAAGGGCTTGAAACAGATGTTCAACAACATGGATACAGACAAGAGTGGAACAATCACAGTTGAAGAACTAAAGATTGGTTTGACGAAGTTAGGATCAAAGATTAGCGAAGCAgaggtccagaagcttctggaagCG GTTGATGTAGACAAGAGTGGAAGCATTGACTACACTGAGTTTCTGACTGCTATGATGAATAAACATAAGATGGAAAAGGAAGAGGATTTGATCCGTGCATTTCAACACTTTGACAAAGATAACAGCGG GTACATATCAAGAGAGGAGCTTAAACAAGCTATGACAGAGTATGGAATTGGCGATGAAGCAAATATTAAAGAAGTACTAGATGAAGTTGACAAAGACAAG GATGGGAGAATCGACTATGAAGAGTTTGTGGAAATGATGAGGAAAGGAATATATACCTGA
- the LOC100821464 gene encoding uncharacterized protein LOC100821464 yields MAFPAYSITRAEINGFWRRKETEEEERRLAAEKEAARTKAKALKMEDYMLFEQMIREILKEGNEGDGARRTETGITKNSKMVGIAASGAEARIGIKHWWKRSTYAYLNEPAVTTSTDENGRTKHAIIYFPQERCVRVCSSVPTASVIF; encoded by the exons ATGGCGTTCCCAGCTTACAGCATCACCAGGGCAGAGATCAATGGCTTCTGGAGGAGAAAGGAGACGGAAGAAGAGGAGCGACGCCTTGCTGCCGAGAAGGAGGCTGCAAGAACCAAAGCCAAGGCGCTTAAG ATGGAAGATTACATGCTTTTCGAGCAAATGATAAGGGAGATTCTCAAGGAGGGGAACGAAGGAGACGGGGCAAGGAGGACTGAGACAGGCATCACAAAGAACAGCAAGATGGTGGGCATTGCCGCCAGTGGCGCCGAGGCACGGATTGGCATCAAGCACTG GTGGAAAAGAAGCACTTATGCTTATCTAAATGAACCAGCAGTGACGACATCAACGGATGAGAACGGCAGAACCAAACACGCCATCATATATTTTCCACAAGAGAGATGTGTGAGAGTCTGCTCATCAGTTCCTACTGCTTCTGTCATCTTCTAA